The DNA segment CCCATCTGACGCAGCGCGCCATGACCGCGCGAACGGCCAAAAACCGCGATACCGGGGTGCGCGTGGCGCGCCCCGAAGCCGAGACGGAAGAGGGCCGGGAAACCGTCCGGTCGACGAGCAAGGCCGTACCCGCCTTCAACCTCAAGGCGATCGACCTGAACACCACGCTGAGCGCGGCAAAACTGATCCGTCGGCTGCTCTTCGTCCCGCCTTCGATGCCTTCCATCGAGCTTCTGGCAAGCATGCAGGCCAGCCGCATTCATCTCGCACTGGTCATTGACGAGTATGGCGGCACTGACGGCATCGTCTCCATGGAAGACCTGGTCGAAGAGATCGTCGGCGACATCGAGGATGAACACGACGATGACGAGATGCCGATGATCGCCTTGCAGCCCGACGGCTCATATATTGCCGATGCCCGTGCCGGCCTGGAAGAGGTTGCGGAGACCGTCGATCCGGCCTTCGCGCTGGGCGAAGAAGCCGAGGAAGTCGATACGCTCGGCGGGCTGCTCGTGACGCTGGCCGGCCGCGTGCCGGTGCGCGGCGAGATCGTCTCAGGCCCGGACAATTTCGAGATCGAGGTGCTCGACGCCGACCCTCGCCGTGTCAAGCGCCTGCGAATCACCACTGCCCGCGATCCCAAAGCGGGTGACGCTTCGGGTCGCGATTCCGGCGAAGCACCTGCCCTTATGGGCGCAAGACGTGAGCGCCGCCGCGACGAACGGCCAGCCTCAGCCAGCCTTCCCCCGCCCGCAGAACAGAAGAACGGCTATGGCGGCCGGGCTGCACGCGATCCTGATGCGGCCGCCTGAACGACCGCGATTGAGATCATGACCCTTCCTGATCGCCTGCTGCGGCAGGCGCCACCTTCGCTACGCGCCTTTGCGGCACTTCTGGCCGGCGCTCTTTCCGCGCTCGCCATGCCGCCGGTTGGCGCGTGGCCGGTGCTGGCACTAACCCTGCCGGCTCTGGTCATGCTGCTTGATCGGGCGATCGAGGACGCCGGGACAGTCGGGCGGTGGCGGCGGATGCGCGCCGCCTTCGGCGCCGGATGGCTGTTCGGCATGGGGTACTTCCTTGCCGGTCTGTGGTGGATTGGCGCCGCCTTTCTGGTGCAGGCGGAGACCTTTGCCTGGCTGATACCCTTCGCCGTGCTGCTGCTGCCTGCAGGGCTGGCGCTGTATCTCGGCCTCGCATGCGCGTGCGCATCGCTGCTCTGGAGCCGGGGTTGGGAGCGTATTCTGGTCCTCGCAGTGGCGATAACGCTCAGCGAATGGCTGCGCGGCATCCTCTTCACCGGCTTCCCGTGGAACAATTTCGGGTACGCGCTGGCGAACGATCTCGCCTTCGCGCAATCGAGCGCCGTTGTTGGAATCATCGGGCTTTGCTTCGTGACGCTCGTCGCCTTCGCAATGCCGGCGGTGCTGTTCGACCCTCCCGGGCGCGCACGCTCCTGGCCGGTCATCTTCTGCGCGTTGACGTTGGCAGGGATGTGGGGCGCGGGAACCTGGCGCCTCACCACAACGGAAGTGGGAGACGTTCCCGGTGTGAAGCTGCGCATTCTTCAACCGGACCTGCCGCAGGACCAGAAGTTCCGTTACGACGCCCGCGACAGCGTCATGGACCTTTACACCTCGCTCAGCGAGGGAGACGACGGGCTTGAGGGGATCACCCACCTTTTCTGGCCCGAGGCCGCTTTCCCCTTCTTTCTGGAACGAGAGCCGAGCGCCATCTCGCGAATCGCCTCGATGCTGCCACCCGGCGCAACCTTGGTAACCGGCGCGGTGCGCCTCGAACCTCAGCCAGGCAAAGCACGGCCCAAGGCCTATAACAGCATCCGCGCGATCAGCAGCGAAGGCGCCTTCCTCGCCGTCGCGGACAAGGTTCACCTCGTTCCTTTTGGCGAATATCTGCCGTTCCAGGAAACGCTGGAGAGTCTGGGCGTCCAGCAGCTTACCCAATATCGCGGCGGCTTCAGCGCAGCACAAAAGCGTACGCTGATGCGCATTCCCGGGCTGCCCGCGGCTGTGCCATTAATCTGCTACGAGGCCATATTTCCCGCCGAAGTCATGCCCGATGACCTCCGTCCGGGC comes from the Ancylobacter pratisalsi genome and includes:
- the lnt gene encoding apolipoprotein N-acyltransferase: MTLPDRLLRQAPPSLRAFAALLAGALSALAMPPVGAWPVLALTLPALVMLLDRAIEDAGTVGRWRRMRAAFGAGWLFGMGYFLAGLWWIGAAFLVQAETFAWLIPFAVLLLPAGLALYLGLACACASLLWSRGWERILVLAVAITLSEWLRGILFTGFPWNNFGYALANDLAFAQSSAVVGIIGLCFVTLVAFAMPAVLFDPPGRARSWPVIFCALTLAGMWGAGTWRLTTTEVGDVPGVKLRILQPDLPQDQKFRYDARDSVMDLYTSLSEGDDGLEGITHLFWPEAAFPFFLEREPSAISRIASMLPPGATLVTGAVRLEPQPGKARPKAYNSIRAISSEGAFLAVADKVHLVPFGEYLPFQETLESLGVQQLTQYRGGFSAAQKRTLMRIPGLPAAVPLICYEAIFPAEVMPDDLRPGERPGVLLNLSNDIWFGLTPGPYQHFEQARLRAVEQGLPLIRGTNNGISAIVDPLGRIEEMLPLGVRGTLDGRLPRALPPTFYANFGNLIPLALLLAAISVAIMLRCRTIHA
- a CDS encoding hemolysin family protein, producing the protein MSDPVSHAPSTSLSSEGPSSTTGGSSRSAGPNDPADTRSAAPEPRPTGIFDRLRQLMSGWRSSGSLRTDLSEALSAPHTDISTDLSATERTMLKSVLGLRELRIGDLMIPRADIVAVQKDISLGELLTVFANAGHSRLVVYDDTLDDPVGMVHIRDLVAHLTQRAMTARTAKNRDTGVRVARPEAETEEGRETVRSTSKAVPAFNLKAIDLNTTLSAAKLIRRLLFVPPSMPSIELLASMQASRIHLALVIDEYGGTDGIVSMEDLVEEIVGDIEDEHDDDEMPMIALQPDGSYIADARAGLEEVAETVDPAFALGEEAEEVDTLGGLLVTLAGRVPVRGEIVSGPDNFEIEVLDADPRRVKRLRITTARDPKAGDASGRDSGEAPALMGARRERRRDERPASASLPPPAEQKNGYGGRAARDPDAAA